In a genomic window of Chaetodon trifascialis isolate fChaTrf1 chromosome 8, fChaTrf1.hap1, whole genome shotgun sequence:
- the slc38a5b gene encoding sodium-coupled neutral amino acid transporter 5b has protein sequence MELQKLSNGNHHHDVAVPVEGRVPPEEEKFLQHRSDGSKRSQFTDFEGKTSFGMSVFNLSNAIMGSGILGLSYAMSNTGIVLFLILLTCIACLSCYSIHLLLRSAGVVGIRAYEQLGLRAFGHPGKIIAAVTITLHNIGAMSSYLFIVKSELPLVIQAFLGQTSSSDDWFMNGNYLIIIVTVCIILPLTLMKHLGYLGYTSGFSLSCMVFFLSAVIYKRFNIACPLEVFGNYSMNTAIPEDTCIAKFFTINQETAYTIPILAFAFVCHPEVLPIYTELNNPTKRRMQNIGNVSILGMFIMYFFTAIFGYLTFYENTEAELLHTYSKVDPLDTLILCVRLAVLVAVTLTVPVVLFPIRRALLQLLFPRKPFHWLRHITIAMCLLFAVNLLVILVPNIRDIFGITGATTAPSLIFILPGLFYIRIIPTDQEPMNSRSKIQAACFTALGFIFMTMSLTFIGLDWVSGEKRSLGGH, from the exons ATGGAACTGCAGAAGCTATCAAATGGTAATCATCACCATGATGTTGCTGTGCCTGTGGAGGGAAG AGTCCcaccagaggaagaaaagtTCCTGCAACACAGGAGTGATGGATCAAAGAGATCTCAGTTCACTGAT tTTGAGGGTAAAACCTCCTTTGGGATGTCTGTCTTCAACTTGAGCAATGCCATCATGGGCAGTGGCATTCTGGGTTTGTCATACGCCATGTCAAACACCGGCATCGTCCTCTTCCT GATCCTTTTGACTTGTAttgcctgtctgtcctgttaTTCCATCCATCTGCTCCTACGCAGTGCTGGAGTTGTGG GTATTCGTGCCTATGAACAGCTCGGCCTGAGGGCTTTTGGTCATCCAGGGAAGATTATAGCAGCTGTCACAATAACACTGCATAACATTGGAG CCATGTCCAGCTACCTGTTCATAGTGAAATCTGAGTTACCACTCGTCATCCAAGCTTTTCTTGGCCAGACATCCAGCTCTGA CGACTGGTTCATGAATGGAAACTACCTTATCATCATCGTCACTGTCTGCATCATCCTCCCACTAACCCTGATGAAACACCTGG GTTATCTTGGTTATACCAgtggcttctctctctcctgcatggtcttcttcctctctgcg gtaatcTACAAGAGATTCAACATTGCCTGCCCTCTGGAGGTGTTTGGAAACTACTCTATGAACACAGCCATCCCAGAGGACACATGCATTGCCAAATTCTTCACCATCAACcaagag ACAGCATATACCATCCCCATCCTGGCATTTGCTTTTGTATGTCACCCTGAAGTGCTTCCCATCTACACTGAGTTGAACAA CCCAACCAAGAGAAGAATGCAGAATATTGGCAATGTTTCCATCCTGGGCATGTTCATCATGTACTTCTTCACTGCCATATTTGGCTATCTGACCTTCTACG AGAATACTGAAGCAGAGCTCCTCCATACCTACAGTAAGGTGGACCCCCTGGACACTCTGATACTGTGTGTTCGGCTGGCCGTCCTTGTGGCCGTCACTCTGACTGTACCTGTGGTACTGTTTCCT ATCCGCCGtgccctcctgcagctgctgtttccaaggaAGCCCTTCCACTGGCTCCGTCACATCACCATCGccatgtgtctgctgtttgctgtcaaTCTGCTGGTCATTCTCGTTCCTAACATTCGGGACATCTTTGGCATTACAG GGGCAACCACTGCTCCCAGCCTGATCTTTATTCTTCCTGGACTGTTCTACATCCGTATTATTCCCACTGACCAGGAGCCCATGAACTCCAGATCAAAGATCCAG GCTGCGTGTTTCACAGCACTGGGTTTCATATTTATGACCATGAGCCTAACATTCATTGGGCTTGATTGGGTGAGCGGAGAAAAGCGAAGTCTTGGCGGCCATTAA